The stretch of DNA GCTGACCGCCGTCGCCAGACAGCTGTTCGCGAAGGCCAAGAAGCAGAAACAGCCCTTCCTGATGCTCGTCGAGGAGTGCCACGAGTGGATCCCCGAGAAGGGGTCGATGGGTGAGGTGGGCAAGATGCTCATCAAGATCGGCAAACGGGGCCGCAAGCACGGCCTCGGCATCGTCGGCATCAGCCAGCGCCCCGCCGACGTCAAGAAGGACTACATCACCCAGTGCGACTGGCTCGTCTGGCACCGGCTGACCTGGAACAACGACACGAAGGTGGTCGGGCGCATCCTCGACAGCGAGTACGAGAACGCCGTGGAGGACTTAGACGACGGCGAGGCGTTCATGATGACCGACTGGTCGGAGTCGGTCCGGCGGGTCCAGTTCCACCGCAAGCAGACCTTCGACGCCGGCGCGACGCCGGGCCTGGACGACTTCGAGCGCCCGGAGCTGAAGTCGGTCAGCGACGACCTCGTCTCGGAACTGGAGACCATCAGCGAGGAGGAACAGGCCCGCGAGGACCGCATCGCCGAACTCCGGGAGGAACTGGACAGGAAGAACTCCCGCATCGCGGAACTGGAGAAGGAGCTCCAGGACGCCCGCGACCTCGAACGGATGGCCGAGCAGTTCACGGACGCCCTCGTCGGCCACGTCGAGGGGTACAACCCCGGTCGGACGGCCAAGGAGGAGATGCGCCGGGACCGCTTCGCCGAGCCCGAAGACGACGGGTCGAGCGGGAACGGGTCGGGAGACGACGCGGCGGAGCGCGAGTCTGCCGACGGCGGTGACGAGGGAGAACCGGCCGACGCCACCTCCGGCGGCGGGTTCGGCGACGCCTTCAGCGCGTTCGAGTCGGCCGGCGCAGCGATGAACGGGGGCAGCCCGGACGACGCGACCACCGACGGCGGTGCCGCGACTGCGAGCGCCGGCTCGGGGCCGTCGGCGAGCGGTGAGACCCCGGACGACGCGAGCGCCGACGACGCGCTGGCGGCAGCCGTCGCAGCCGTCGACGGTGAGACGGGCGACGACAACGGGACGACCGCCGAGGGCGACGCCGACGAGGGGACCGCCGGGACGGCCGACGACGGCCCGCCGGAACAGCCACCCGTCGTCAGGGAGATCGTCGCCGACGTGGCGGCGATGGACGACAAGACCCGGCGGATGCTCCACTACTACCGCGAGCAGGGACCGGGGACGCCGCTGAACGCCCACTTCTCGGCGGGCGGGTCCGGCGACCGGACGGCGGCGTACGCCCGCAACCGGACGCTCCGGCTGCGCGGCCTCGTCGAGCACGTCGGCCGCGGCCAGTACGACTACCGGCTCCGGGACCTGCTCCGCGAGGAGAGCGACGAGACGCTCGACGACGAGACCGTCGAGACGTACGCCGCGCGCGTCGAGGCGGCCGTCGTCGACGGGCAGTCGCCGGACTAGGTGGCGAGGTCGGCCAGGCTCGCCGCCAGCACCTCCGTCGCCGCCGCGCAGTCCGCCCAGTCGGTCCACTCTCGGGGGGTGTGCGAGACGCCGCCCTCGGAGGGGGCGAACAGCATTCCGGCGTCTGTCTCCCGGGCGACGTGGGTGGTGTCGTGGAACGCGCCGGAGTGGCAGTCGATCGCCGTCACCCCCACTCGGTCCGCCGCGTCGCTGGCGGCCCGGCGGACCCGGTCGCTCGTCGGCATCGGAGCCACGTCGAACGGCCGCTCGATGTGGGTGGACACGCCACGCTCCGATTCGAGTCGGTCGAGCGTCTCGCGGGCGTGCCCGACCAGTTCCTCGATCCGGTCCTGTGTCACGTCCCGGACGTCCAGCCCCAGCGTCGCCGATCCCGGCACGACGTTGGTCGCGTTCGGCGAGACGCCGAGGCTGCCGACGGTGCCGACGGGCGTCTCGTGCTCGTCGGCCAGCCGCTTTGCCGCCCGCTCGACGGCGAGGACGAACTCGCTCGCGGCGGCGAGGGCGTCGGTCCGTGCGTCCATCGGCGTCGACCCGGCGTGGTTCGCCTCGCCGACGATCTCGACCTCGCAGTGAGTGATGCCGGTCACGTCCGTCACGACGCCGACGGCCGCGCCGGCGTCGGTCAGGCGGGTCGACTGCTCGATATGGAGCTCCAGCCAGGCGTCCCAGTCGGCGGCGTCGAGGCGACCGTCGCCGCGGAAACCGATCTCGTCGAGGGCTGCGCCGAGGGTCGTTCCGTCGTCGGCTTCGAGCGCCAGCGCGTCCGCGACCGGCCGGACGCCCGCGGCGACTGACGATCCCAGCACCCCCGAGGCGAACCGCTGGCCCTCCTCCTCGGTGAACGAGACCACCTCGATCGGGCGCGCCGGCTCGACGCCGCCGTCCTGCATCGCCCGGACCGCTTCGAGCGCGCCGTAGACCCCCAGCGGGCCGTCGAAGATGCCGCCCTCGGGTACCGAGTCGAGGTGACTCCCCGAGGCGACCGGGGCGGCGTCCGGGTCGGCGCTGGGCGGCGTCCACCGGCCGACGACGTTCCCGACGGCGTCGACCCGCACGTCCAGCCCGGCGTCGTCGAGCCGCTCGACGAGGTACTCGCGGGCCGCGCGGTTCGGCTCCGTCCCTGTCAGGACGGTCCGACCGCGGCCCTCCTCGGCGTCGACCGCGCCGAACTCGGCCGTCCGCTCGATGTCCGTGCGAAGCCGCGCCTCGCTGACGGAGACGTTCATACGCCCTCTCGGCGCGAGCCCGCAAAGAAGGTTCGCGTGCCCCCGTCCGCGTTCCGCGCACCGGACGCCGCTCGCCGTCAGCGACCGGAGAGCAACCCCTCGACGCGACCGACGAGCGGCGAGAGTTCCGCCGCCAGCGCACGGCGCTTGAGGAGGGCGAACCCGACGAAGATGACGAGAAAGCCGGCGACGTCGAGCGGTGCGAGCGTCTCGTCCCGGACGAGCCAGCCCGCGGCCGCCGCGAACACCGGGGCCGCGTAGGAGACGAGGTTGATCTCGATGGCACCCAGTCGGGCCAGCAGGTCGAAGTAGACGACGTACCCGACGGCGCTCGCGAACACCGCGAGGTAGACGACGGCGACGATCCCCTCGAGGGTGACGGTCACGTCGGCGAGTGACTCGCCGGGGAGCGCGAGGCTGATGCCGTGCAGCAGGACCGCCCCGAGCGCGGTCGCCCAGGCGACCATCCCCTCGGAGGAGATCCCGGCGTCGAACCGCTGGACGAGGACGCTCCCAAGCGCCACCGAGGCGGCCGCGAGCAGCACCAGCGCCGGTGCGGCGGCCGACTCGGCGAGACTCGTCAGGTCCGGCCGGGCGACGAGACCGACGCCGGCGAAGCCAAGCAGGAGGCCGACGGTGCCCACGACGGTCAGTCGCTCGTCGGGCAGGAACACCCTGGAGAACACCGTCGAGAGGACCGGGCTCATCCCGACGAGGATGGCCGCGACCCCGCCGGAGACGCCCTGCTCGCCGACGAACAGGAAGGCGTTGTACAGCGCGATGATCAGCGTCGTCTCGACGGCGACGGTGAGCCAGTCGGCGCGGTCCCGGGGGACCCAGTAGTCGCTGGTCGCCGCCGCGTACGTGACCATCAGGACGCCAGCGAGGTCGTACCGGATTGCCGCGAACAGCACCGGCGGGAAGGCGTCAAGCCCCGCCTTGATGGCGGCGAAAGAGGTCCCCCACAGCGCGGCCAGGAGAACGAACAGCAGTGCGGACCGGCGGTCTGCCATACGCGCCGCTCGGTCGGGGACACTCAAAAACGGTCGCTATTCCGCTCGGCCCCGAGGAGTCAATCCAGCGCGTGCCAGACCGTCGTCGAGAGGTACAGCGACGCGGCCCCGCCGACGGCGACGATCAGCCAGTAGGTCGCCAGCCGGTAGACGACGACGCCGGCGGCCGCGAGTTCCGGCGACGCCGCGCTGGCGAGGGTCACGACGGCGGTGAGGCCCAGCTCCGTCGTGCCCAGTCCGCCGGGCGTCGGGACCAGCGTCGCGACCCCCGCGGCCGGGACGAGAAACAGCGCGAGTCCCGTCGCGAGCGGGACGTCGACGGCACCCAGCGAGGCGACCAGCGACAGCGAGAAGGCGACCCAGCCGACCACCGAGAGCGCCGCGGCGACCGCGAGCCGTCGGGTGTCACCCGTCGCCGCCCCGAACCCGTCGAAGAACGTCTCGACGGCGGCCGAGACTCGGTCCGGGCGCAGCGACCGGGCGACCCGCACCGAGACGCGGCCGACCGTCGCCCGGACGAGGCCAGCGGCCAGTTCGACGACCCGACGCAGGGCGGTCCGGCGGTACGCCAGCGCCGCGCCGCCGGCCACCAGCGCCGCGACGACGAGCGCCAGGACGCCGAGGACGGCAGCCCCGTCCAGTCCCGGCAGCGGGTCGACGACCAGCGACGCCATCCCCAGCGCCGCCACGCCGAGCGAGCCCGCGAACACGAGCAGTTCGCTGGCGGTCACGGCCCCGAAGACGTCGGTGAACCGGCGGTCGAGATCGTCGGCCAGGACGTAGGCGATGATCGCCGAGCCGCCGGCGGCCCCCAGCGGGAGGACCTGCTTGCCGAACGTCCCAGCGAAGTAACACAGCGAGACGCGGCCACGGGGCGCGGTCCGGTCGACGCCGCCGACGATGGTCACCATCGTCAGGCTCCAACAGCCCTGTGCGAACAGCCCCAGGCCGACGGCGAGCGCGACCGCCCCGGGTTCTGCGGCTCGGAGCGTCGCCAGCGTCACCTCGACGTCGAGCGACAGCGCGAGGACGGCGAGCAGGAGGGCGGCGACCAGCCCGCCGAGGAGGAGCCTGACAGTCCCGCGCCGTTCGTCGGTGGCCGTCGCCATTACCGTACCGTCGGCCGCCGGGGAGCATCAAACCTACTCCTCGACGGGGTAGGTCTCGGCGAGCGCGTCGAGGGCTTCGTGGTGTTCCGTCGTGTGCGGAGCGGTCAGCGGCGAGACGCTGACCTTCCCGTCGACGACGGCACGCCGGTCGGTCCCCGCCGGGTCCGGGATGGTCCCGTCGGCCATGTGTTCCCAGATGCGGTCGTGCAGCGTCACCGCCTCGCCGTCCCGGACGGCGTCCATCTCGTAGACCTCCGAGGGGCGGGTGATCGCCAGCGGAGCCTCGCCCCACTCCGCGACCGGGGCGTTGACGTTCAGGTAGTCACACTGCTCGAAGACGCCGGCCCCCAGCGCGTGGTCCGCGAGGTACCGGGTCGCCCGCACCGCCTCGTCGTAGCTCTCGCCGTTGGCCTCGATCTCCGAGAACGCGGCGTCCTCGCGGACGGGGATGTACATCGAGACGGCGATCGCCGGCACGTCGAAGAACGTCGCCTCGACGGCGGCGCTGACGGTGCCCGAGCGGCCCAGGACGTAGGTCCCGAGGTTCGCGCCGCGGTTACAGCCCGCGACGACGAGGTCCGCGTCGGTCACCAGCGCCTCCAGCCCCGCGACGACGCAGTCCGTCGGCGTCCCCTCGACGACGTAGCCGAGTTCGTGATCGCGGACCTCGACCTCGCCCGAGATGGCGCGGCCGACGGCGCTCTGGTCCTCGGCGGGCGCGACGGCGACGACGTCGCCGACCTCGGCCAGCCCGTCGTACACAGCCCGGAGGCCGGCGCTGTCGATCCCGTCGTCGTTCGTCAGCAGGATGGTCGGCTCGTCCATACGCCGTGTCGGGACGACGGCGACAAAAGCCTACGCGTTACGGCGACAGCGCCCACGCCCTCACACCCGCGTCCTCACCGCGCGCGGTCGACCGTGGTCTCCCCGTCGACGACGACGTTGTAGGCCGCCTCGTCGTCGTTCCAGAGGACCAGCGCGTTCCGCAGCGACAGCAGGTCGCCGTAGTCGGCCTCGCGCAGGTCCTCGTTCAGCAGCGACGACTCGGTGACGACGGCGAAGACGTCCGTCGACTGGCTCCCGTCGCCGAGCAGGTAGAGCGGGTTCGCGTCCCCCTCCGAGAGGTCGTGGCTGAGTTTCACGGCGAGGAGGTTCACCCGGTCGGTGACGAACGACTCGGCGTCGCCCAGCGGCGCGTGGTTCCCCCGGTCGGGCGTGATGTCGATCGCTCGCCGCCCGTCGGTCCGGAGGACGGTGTATGCGTACTGGACGTCGACGTTGACGAACTCGCCGGTGCCGCCGCCGGCGTCGTCGAGTCGGCGCTGGGTCTCCGGCACCGCCAGATCGGGCTTGCGGTCGAACGACCACGACTCGCTCTCGGGGGCACGGTGGGGCCAGAGCCGCACCGTCGGCGCGTACACCGTCGCGGGGCCGCCGTCGGCGACGGCCCGCTCGATCTCGCGCAGCCCCGTCGCCGTGTTTCGGTCGGCCGGTTCGAGCGCGACGACGCTGCCGTCGTCGGCCAGCGCGCCGAGCGCCCGTTCGAGGACCGCTTCGGGGTCCGCGAGTTCGTTCAGGACGCTCCCGAACAGGATCAGGTCGAACTGACCGTCGTCGGCGACCGCCGCGTCGAGGTCGAACGCCTCGATCCGCTCGCGGTGGACGGTCGGGTGGACGTTCGGCCCGGCGTCATCGACGAGGCGTTCGAGCACGTCGGCGGCGGCGCTGGGCTCGACGGCGTGGTAGTCCACCAGCGCGTCGTCGGGCACGAGGTCGAACAGGCCAAGCGCCGGCCCGCCGACGCCCGCACCGACGTCCAAGACGCGGAGGCGCGAGGGGAGCAGGCCGGCGGCCGCGAGGTCCGCGAGGACGTACTGGGCGGCGGCGTAGTAGTCCGGCAGGTGGTAGACGGCGTAGCCGTGGGCGGTCAGCTCGTCGTAGGTCACGTCCTCGCGCTGGAGGTAGCGCTCCTTCACGTCCCGGACCCGCTCGCGGAGGCGGTCGCCGCTGTCGCCCCGCGCCCACTGGTGGCCGTAGGCGTCGACCAGCAGGTCCTCGACGCGCTCCTCGTGTTCCTCGGGGAACCGCTCGACGCCGTGGAAGGGGGTCGAGACGGGGGACTCCGGCGCGGGGACGAACGTCCCGTCGTCCCGCTCGACGAGGCCCAGGTCCAGCGCCTCCTCGCGGAGGACCTGCCGGACGACCGCCGGATGGGGGTCGCCCGCGACGTACTCGTGGATCTCCTCGGGGTCGATCGGGCGGACGTGCTGGAGGTACTGGGCGTTCTCTCGGACGCCCTGTCGTGTCTCGTCGTTCATAGCGAGTCGTAGAGGTCGGTGAACTCCGCGCGGTCGGCGTCGGCGATGCGGGCGGCGGCGTCGGCGACCCGGTCGGCCCCGTCGAAGGTCGCCTGGATGTCGGCGTACACGCGGGCGTCGCCGCCCCGGACCTGCTCGACGAGATCTGCCAGTGCCCCGGAGACCGGCGTGTGGAACCGCTCGGACACGTCGGCGGCCGCGAGGCCGTAGGCCAGGACCGCGGCGTGGGCGGCCGCCTGGACCGTCTCCATCGCCGCGTCGTGTTCCTGGGCGGTCGTCTCGAAGGTCCGGTTGCCGGCCGCCGCCAGCGCGCCAAGCAGGGTCTCGACCACCTGCCCGTCGGCGTCGGTCACGACCGCGACGTTCCCCGGGGCGTTGTCTGGGGCGAAGAGCGGGTGGAGGCTCGCACGCTGGCTGTCGGGGGCGTGCTCCCGCATCGCCGCGAGCGGTTCGGTCATCACTCCGGTCACGTCGAGGAGCGCCGTCGCGCGGTCGGCGTACGACTCGATGGCCGCCTCGGCGACCGGCATCGGGACGGCGACGCAGACGGCGTCGAACCGCTCTTCGGTCGCCGTCGAGACGGCCCGGCCCCCCACCGCCTCGGCGGCGGCGGTAGCGGCCTCGGCGTCGGTGTCGGCGAACGCGACCGACACCTCGGCGTGGTCCCGTACCGTCCGCGCGAACCACTGTCCCATCGACCCGGCACCGACGACGAGGACGTTCATGCGCCGAGCGTAGCCCGGCACCGCTCAAAAGCCGTTCGGTCAGCCGCGTCCGCCCCGAGTTCAACGGACGACGAAGCGTCGATAGCTCTCCGTCGTATCCCGGAGAGGAGAACGTCTCGGCCCGTCCTAAACGCTTATCCGTCGTCCCCGAGTCGTCCGGGGTATGAAGCGCGTTCGATTCCGGGACACCGCCGGGAACGTCCGTGGCGGCCGCTGGACCGTCGAGGACGGCGAACCGGTCGTCACTGCCGCCGCCGGCCCGTACGGCCGCATCGCGTTCGGCGACGAGACGTACGACCCGGACGAGGTGGACATCCTCCCGCCGTGTGAGCCGACCAAGATCGTCTGCATCGGGCGGAACTACGCCGAACACGCCGAGGAGATGGACGAGGAGCTCCCGGACCGGCCGATGCTGTTCCTGAAGGCACCGAACGCCGTCGCCTCCCACGGCAAGCGGCTCACCCTGCCCGCGGGCAAGGAGCGCATCGACTTCGAGGCGGAACTGGGCGTCGTCATCGGCGAGCAGTGCCGCAACGTCAGCGAGTCCGGGGCGATGGACGTCGTCGCCGGCTACACCTGCGTCAACGACATCTCCAACCGCGACGACCAGAACGTCGAGCAGAACTGGGTCCGGGGCAAGGCCTTCGACAACGCCTGTCCCATCGGGCCGCTGGTCGCGACGCCGGAACACGTCCCGGACGACGCCCACATCGAGTCCCGCGTCAACGGCGAGGTCAGGCAGTCCTCGTCCATCGAGCACCTCATCTTCTCCGTCGAGGAGCTCATCGCGGAGATCACCGAGTACATGACTCTCGAACCGGGCGACGTCATCGCCACCGGGACGCCGGAGGGCGTCGGCCCGCTCGAGGACGGCGACGAGGTCGAGATCGAGGTCGAGGGCGTCGGCACGCTGAAACACTCCGTCAAGATCCCCTGAGATCGGCCGTTCGTTCCTTTCCGCCTCTCCGTTCTCGCCGACCACCGGCGGGACCGTCTCGCGACGGATGACAACCCATAAGTTTAGGCTTGCCAAAACACCGGCGAGATGGACCGAACGCCGAGCGAGCGGGCCGACGTCTGCGTCGTCGGCGCGGGGCCGGCGGGGGCGCTCGTCGCCAGTCGCCTCGCCGGCGACGGCCGCGACGTCGTGGTTCTGGAGGCGGGGCCGCGGTTCGACTTCGAGAGCCGGCAGCGGCGGATGGAGGAGTCCATCCGGCCGGCCCACGAGGGCTCGGTCTGGGGGATGGGCGGGCCGCGCGACGCCTACAGCGCCAGCGGCGACCGGTACTATCCGCTGAACGTCGCCCGCGTGAAAGGCGTCGGGGGGACGACGCTGCACTGGCAGGGGATGGTGATGCGGTACCACCCGTCGGACTTCGACGGGGGCCACGACAACGACGATCCGGCCTGGCCCATCGGCTACGACGACCTCCGGCCGTACTACGCCGAGGCCGAGCGCGCCCTCGGAGTGGCCGGCGACGACGACAACCCCTTCGCCCCGGCGCGCGAGGAGCCGTTCCCGATGCCTGGGTTCCCGCCGTCCTACAGCGACTCGCTGTTCGCCGACGCCTGTGAGGAACTCGGCATCACGATGCACTCGGTCCCCAACGCCCGCAACTCGGAGGGGTACGACGACCGCAGCGCCTGTGTCGGCTACGGCACCTGTCAGCCGGTCTGCCCGTCGGGCGCGAAGTACGACGCCAGCGCGACGATCGAGGACGCCGAGGCGGCGGGCGCTCGCGTGATCGACCGGGTCCCGGTCCAGCGGGTCGAGACCGACGGCCAGGGGCGGGCGACCGCGGCCGTGTACGCGACCCCCGACGGCGAGGAACACCGACAGACCGCTCGGGAGTTCGTCCTCGCCGCCGGCGGCGTCGAGATCCCGCGGCTCCTCCTGCTGTCGCGCTCAGAGGCCCACCCCGACGGGCTCGCGAACTCTTCTGGGCTGGTGGGACACTACTTCATGGACCACCTGTTCGCCGGCGCAGGCGGGAGCCTCGGCCGGCGCACGCGGCAGAACCACGTCGGCTTCATCACCAGCGAGTGCCACCAGTTCTACGACGACCCCGGACAGGCCGTCGAGCGGGTCGACGACGGCGAGACGGTCGTGCCGGCCAGCGACGCCGCGCTCTCCCCGATCAAGCTGGAGTTCCTGAACTACGCCGGCCCCTCGCCCGTCGAACTGGCGCTGTCCGCCGAGCGGTGGGGCGACGACCTGCTCGGCGACCTGCGCGAGGCCTACGGTAACCGGATCGCGATGGGCGGTCTGGTCGGCCAGCCGCCGCGAAAGGAGAACCGAGTGACGCTGGACACCTCGACGACCGACGACCACGGCAACCCCGTACCCGACATCAAGTGGTCGTGGGGCGAACGCCTCGGTCGTACGATGTCCCGCGCCAACGAGATCCAACACGCCGTGCTGGCGGAACTGGGCGCGGACGTCGACTGGACCGTCGGCCCCGAGAACACTGGCCCCGCCTACCACCACATGGGGACGACGCGGATGGGGACCGACCCCGACGAGAGCGTCGTCGATCCAGAGCTGCGGACCCACGACGTGGGGAACCTCTCGATCGCCTCCTCGTCGGTGTTCGTCACTGCGGGGTCGCTGAACCCGACCCTGACGATCGCCGCACTGGCGTTGAAGTGCGCCGACCACGTCGACGAGCGCCTCTGAGGGTCACTCGGACCGCCCGCCGTCCGCGAGGTGCTGCCGGTCGGCCCCCGCCGTGCCGGCACCGCCCGCCGCGCCGGTGTCGAACTTCTCGATCATCGCTTCGAGGCGGCCGACCTGTTCGTCCAGTTGCTCCGCGTTGCGGCTGATCTGCGAGACCGAGGCCGCCTGCTCCTCGGCGGCGGCGGACGCGCGTTCGGTCTCCTCGGCGGTGGAGCGACTGATGTCGGCCGCCTCCTCGATCATCGACACCGTCTCCTCCGTGCTGGCGGCCTGGTCGTCCGTCGCGTCGCGGATCTCCTGGATGCCGGCGTCGGTCTCCTCGGCGTTCGTCCTGACCTCGCCGAAGGCCGACACGACCTCCTCGACGCCGTCGACGCTCTCCTCGATGTACCCCTCGGCGTCGCGGACCTCGGCGACGGTCGCCTCCGTCTGCGCTTGGGTCTCGGCGATCAGCTCCTCGATCTCAGAGGCGGAGTCGCGGGTCTCCTCGGCCAGTTGCTTGACCTCGTCGGCGACGACGGCGAACCCCTCGCCGCCACCGCCGTCGCCCGCCCGGGCCGCCTCGATGTTGGCGTTCAGCGCCAGCATATTCGTCTGCTCGGCGATCTCGCCGATGAGGCCGACGATCTCGCCGATCTCCGCCATCTGGTCGTCGAGGGCCTCGACGTGGTCGACGGTGGCGTCGATGGCCTGCTGGACGTCGCGGGCGTCCTCGATGGCCGCCTCGGCGGTCGCCTCGCCGTCGGCGGCGATCTCGGTCGTCTCGTGGGACCGCTGAGCGACGGTCTCGGCGGAGGCTGCCACCTCCTCGACCGTCGCCGACAGGTCCGTCATCTCACCGGAGACCCGTTCGAGCATCTCCCGCTGTTCGTCCGCGCCGGCGGCGATCTCCTGGATGGCCTCGCTGACCTCGGTGCTGGCCTGTTTGGCCTCCGCAGTCCCCGCGTTGGCCTCCTCGCTCGCCGTGGCGACGGTCTCGGCGAAGTCGTCGATCGCCCCCATCGCCTCGGCGGTCTCGTCCAGCATCTCGTTGCACGACTCGGCGATCTGTGTCATCGCTTCGCTCTCGCTGTCGGGGTCGAGCCTGACCGTGAAGTCCCCGTCCGCGGCGCGGGCCATCGCCGCGCTGTAGTCGTCCGCCTTCTCCTCCAGGTGCGCGACCAGCTCTTCGACCTCCGCCTTCTCGGCTTCGGCCTCGGCCTTGAGCTGCTGGGCCTCGGCCTTCTCCCGTTCGATCTCCTCGCGGCGCGCCTCGAGGTTCTCGATCTCCTCCGTCTGTGACTGGACCTGTTCGAGCCGCTGCCGGACCTCCTCGCGGGAGCGCTCGGTCGAGTACCAGTGTGCCATCAGCGCCGACGCGAGGCCGGTGACGAACAGGCCGTGGATGAGCCCCCAGACCCAGGGGTTGTTGATCGCCGCCGCGTGGTTGTACACCCGCTCGGGGTTTATCATCCCGAAGACGCCGTGGGTGAACACGACGTAGCCGATCCCCAGGGCGAACGGAGCCCAGTCCTCGTAGACGGCGACGACCGCCATCGCGACGAAGAAGTGGAAGTGGGCCTCGATGTACCCGCCCGAGAACTGGACCAGGACGACGGAGGAGGCCAGCAGGCCGGTCGAGGCCAGCGCCGTCCGCACACGACGCGAGAGCTGTGGGACGCTCGCCGCGGCCGAGAACGCCAGCAGGACCCCCAGTTCGAGCCCGATCAGCCACAGCGGCGTCTCGGGGATCGTCGCGCCCGTCACCAGCGTCTCCGTCCCGTCGTAGAGGCCAAGCACGAGCAGGAACGGGACGTGAGCCAGGACGCTCCCGATGATGATCCGGTGACGGCTCCGCCACGTCTCCTCGGGGATCGTATCGCCCGCGGGGATGTACCGGACGAACTCCCGGAGCTTGCTGTTCAGAATCTCGACAAGACCAGACCCGGTCCGACTGGTCGTTGCTTGGCCCATACACGAGAAGCGCAGTAACTCCTAAAAACGGTTCTCCCCCGAGTATCACATCCTGTAACCGAAGTTCGCTATCTCTAACAGTTGCCCGTGTTCCCGCCGTTCAAGCCGTGTAGAAGAGTCCCAGAAT from Haloarcula litorea encodes:
- a CDS encoding GMC family oxidoreductase, which produces MDRTPSERADVCVVGAGPAGALVASRLAGDGRDVVVLEAGPRFDFESRQRRMEESIRPAHEGSVWGMGGPRDAYSASGDRYYPLNVARVKGVGGTTLHWQGMVMRYHPSDFDGGHDNDDPAWPIGYDDLRPYYAEAERALGVAGDDDNPFAPAREEPFPMPGFPPSYSDSLFADACEELGITMHSVPNARNSEGYDDRSACVGYGTCQPVCPSGAKYDASATIEDAEAAGARVIDRVPVQRVETDGQGRATAAVYATPDGEEHRQTAREFVLAAGGVEIPRLLLLSRSEAHPDGLANSSGLVGHYFMDHLFAGAGGSLGRRTRQNHVGFITSECHQFYDDPGQAVERVDDGETVVPASDAALSPIKLEFLNYAGPSPVELALSAERWGDDLLGDLREAYGNRIAMGGLVGQPPRKENRVTLDTSTTDDHGNPVPDIKWSWGERLGRTMSRANEIQHAVLAELGADVDWTVGPENTGPAYHHMGTTRMGTDPDESVVDPELRTHDVGNLSIASSSVFVTAGSLNPTLTIAALALKCADHVDERL
- a CDS encoding methyl-accepting chemotaxis protein, yielding MGQATTSRTGSGLVEILNSKLREFVRYIPAGDTIPEETWRSRHRIIIGSVLAHVPFLLVLGLYDGTETLVTGATIPETPLWLIGLELGVLLAFSAAASVPQLSRRVRTALASTGLLASSVVLVQFSGGYIEAHFHFFVAMAVVAVYEDWAPFALGIGYVVFTHGVFGMINPERVYNHAAAINNPWVWGLIHGLFVTGLASALMAHWYSTERSREEVRQRLEQVQSQTEEIENLEARREEIEREKAEAQQLKAEAEAEKAEVEELVAHLEEKADDYSAAMARAADGDFTVRLDPDSESEAMTQIAESCNEMLDETAEAMGAIDDFAETVATASEEANAGTAEAKQASTEVSEAIQEIAAGADEQREMLERVSGEMTDLSATVEEVAASAETVAQRSHETTEIAADGEATAEAAIEDARDVQQAIDATVDHVEALDDQMAEIGEIVGLIGEIAEQTNMLALNANIEAARAGDGGGGEGFAVVADEVKQLAEETRDSASEIEELIAETQAQTEATVAEVRDAEGYIEESVDGVEEVVSAFGEVRTNAEETDAGIQEIRDATDDQAASTEETVSMIEEAADISRSTAEETERASAAAEEQAASVSQISRNAEQLDEQVGRLEAMIEKFDTGAAGGAGTAGADRQHLADGGRSE